The following proteins are co-located in the Salvelinus fontinalis isolate EN_2023a chromosome 29, ASM2944872v1, whole genome shotgun sequence genome:
- the LOC129827876 gene encoding mediator of RNA polymerase II transcription subunit 19-A-like isoform X2 has product MTEMFSTLYGQNDAQGPARSSSLGFGPGNPPPPLPPNQVPMAAQMPPQLGDEGPALRKPGAMNEPFYLLRELPVGNELTGNTNLITHYNLEHAYNKFCGKKVKEKLSNFLPELPGMIDWPGTQDGSSLRSLIEKPPVCGNSFSPLTGASLTGFRLHTGPLPEQYRLMHIQPPKKKSKHKHKHNRPQDPIPQETPSDSDPKKKKKKRDDDPDRKKKKKDKKKKKNRHSPDHPGLAGSQPNSLR; this is encoded by the exons ATGACGGAAATGTTTTCAACTCTGTATGGGCAAAATGATGCTCAGGGTCCTGCCCGATCATCGTCTCTGGGATTTGGACCGGGAAATCCACCACCCCCTCTGCCGCCTAACCAAGTCCCGATGGCGGCCCAGATGCCACCTCAGCTCGGGGATGAGGGGCCTGCTCTACGGAAGCCGGGAGCCATGAACGAACCTTTTTATTTACTGCGAGAACTACCAG TGGGCAATGAGCTTACGGGCAATACCAACCTCATCACCCATTACAACCTGGAACACGCTTACAACAAGTTCTGTGGCAAGAAAGTCAAGGAGAAGCTCAGCAACTTCCTGCCAGAGTTACCAG GTATGATAGACTGGCCTGGTACCCAGGATGGCAGTTCGTTACGCTCTCTGATAGAGAAGCCTCCAGTGTGTGGCAACTCCTTCAGCCCTCTGACCGGAGCCAGCCTCACCGGCTTCAGACTGCACACCGgaccg cTACCGGAGCAGTATCGACTGATGCACATCCAGCCTCCAAAGAAGAAGAGCAAGCATAAGCACAAACACAACCGACCACAGGATCCCATACCGCAAg AGACGCCCTCAGACTCTGaccccaagaagaagaagaagaaaagggATGATGACCCTGACCGCAAGAAGAAAAAGAAAGACAAGAAAAAGAAGAAG